From the Caldalkalibacillus uzonensis genome, one window contains:
- a CDS encoding NUDIX hydrolase, producing MRNDFVATGVVFNRQKDKVLLVYHNKLKKWLPPGGHLEPNELPHEGALREVWEETGVKASLILSGEQFEIEEEVESQLPTPYLILHEYIPSTPTEEAHMHVDFIYLMEVEEEAQLDIHPREVKEARWMTLDEVQRCDTFDSVIKICQRLMK from the coding sequence ATGCGAAATGATTTTGTAGCTACAGGCGTTGTCTTTAACCGGCAAAAGGACAAAGTTTTACTCGTCTATCACAATAAGCTTAAAAAATGGCTGCCTCCCGGAGGTCATTTGGAACCTAATGAACTCCCCCATGAAGGCGCGTTACGAGAAGTGTGGGAGGAAACGGGAGTGAAGGCAAGCTTGATTCTGTCTGGAGAGCAGTTTGAGATAGAGGAAGAGGTGGAATCACAGCTGCCCACTCCCTACTTGATCTTACACGAGTATATTCCCTCAACCCCCACCGAAGAAGCCCACATGCACGTGGATTTCATCTATCTGATGGAGGTTGAGGAGGAAGCACAGCTGGATATCCACCCCAGGGAGGTAAAAGAAGCAAGATGGATGACGCTGGATGAGGTTCAGCGCTGTGATACCTTTGACAGTGTCATCAAAATTTGCCAGCGCCTAATGAAATGA